In Deltaproteobacteria bacterium, the following are encoded in one genomic region:
- a CDS encoding amino acid permease yields MAKEGVVFARKASGLTREAGLLDTTYFGIMNNAVPISIWFVLMAFYWLPGASLTLACLLALAMVVFGFASVWGILGGSMPRSGGSYVYNSRIIHPVIGLGVSFANAGFVMLSWIWVLAPWVGEVGFPIMAGCLGIPLESVEPFTSGWGLYAVATIVNVTAFVVVMSGMRTYFRIQKIFVTWSLIGAAIAGIIITATSNKEFVQVWNNLAAKMGSLDWNTTVAAATKEIGEIPDTWNWKSTIGMMLPVSWVAIYGYIITFIGGEIKSPRKNIFTAQILNAVICIGFLLWVGLAFKSMTGWKGLHAISFLSDTENTLNGYTFPFHTTYINVASMLVNFNVVLGIIMAGAFMVADWLWIAFSYIAWSRAAFAWGMDGLGPKWFTDISPKYGQPVKLLLAMFIAAQIALTEYAFNPEVLASISVEVVQLGSVFGVTCLACLIFPYVGKTSHIWNASPYKNWRIAGIPYATIAGIIGLALVVMMVYAYYITEEFAFMHNIWTLIYGIVWAIGITWYFVWKNKRAKEGIDVTLAFTEIPPE; encoded by the coding sequence ATGGCGAAAGAAGGAGTGGTATTTGCAAGAAAGGCCAGTGGGTTGACAAGAGAAGCGGGGCTTCTCGATACCACCTACTTCGGCATAATGAACAATGCCGTTCCTATCAGCATATGGTTTGTCCTGATGGCGTTCTACTGGCTTCCCGGGGCGAGTCTCACCCTTGCATGCCTGCTCGCCCTCGCAATGGTCGTCTTCGGTTTCGCCTCGGTCTGGGGTATCCTCGGGGGTTCCATGCCGCGAAGCGGAGGCAGCTACGTCTACAACTCGCGGATCATCCATCCGGTCATCGGCCTCGGCGTCAGTTTTGCCAATGCCGGCTTCGTCATGCTCTCCTGGATATGGGTGCTCGCTCCATGGGTGGGGGAGGTCGGCTTCCCCATCATGGCGGGCTGCCTGGGGATCCCCCTCGAGTCCGTTGAACCCTTTACCTCCGGGTGGGGTCTCTACGCGGTGGCGACTATTGTCAATGTCACAGCCTTTGTTGTGGTCATGTCCGGGATGAGGACCTACTTCAGAATCCAGAAGATCTTTGTCACCTGGTCTCTCATCGGGGCTGCCATTGCAGGTATCATAATTACGGCTACCTCCAACAAGGAGTTCGTGCAGGTCTGGAATAACCTTGCGGCCAAGATGGGATCGCTGGATTGGAATACCACCGTGGCTGCCGCCACAAAGGAGATCGGGGAGATACCGGATACCTGGAATTGGAAATCGACGATCGGGATGATGCTGCCGGTGAGCTGGGTAGCCATATACGGCTATATCATCACCTTCATCGGCGGCGAGATCAAAAGCCCCAGGAAGAACATCTTCACGGCCCAGATCCTCAATGCCGTCATCTGTATCGGTTTTCTCCTCTGGGTTGGGCTGGCTTTCAAGAGCATGACCGGCTGGAAGGGACTCCATGCGATCTCGTTCCTGAGCGACACGGAGAACACATTGAACGGGTACACGTTCCCGTTTCACACGACCTATATCAACGTGGCCTCCATGCTTGTGAACTTCAATGTCGTGCTTGGGATCATCATGGCCGGCGCCTTCATGGTGGCTGACTGGCTCTGGATCGCTTTCTCCTACATCGCCTGGAGCCGGGCGGCCTTTGCGTGGGGCATGGACGGGCTCGGACCTAAATGGTTCACCGACATCTCTCCCAAGTACGGCCAGCCGGTGAAGCTGCTGCTCGCCATGTTCATCGCGGCCCAGATAGCCCTGACAGAGTACGCCTTCAACCCCGAGGTTCTCGCCTCCATCTCAGTGGAGGTAGTCCAGCTCGGATCGGTCTTCGGCGTGACCTGTCTCGCCTGTCTGATATTCCCCTATGTGGGGAAGACTTCCCACATCTGGAACGCATCGCCTTACAAGAACTGGCGCATTGCAGGTATCCCCTATGCAACCATCGCCGGCATCATCGGGTTGGCTCTGGTGGTGATGATGGTGTACGCTTACTATATCACCGAGGAGTTCGCCTTCATGCACAACATCTGGACACTGATCTACGGGATCGTGTGGGCCATAGGGATCACATGGTATTTCGTCTGGAAGAACAAGAGGGCTAAAGAGGGCATCGACGTGACCCTCGCCTTCACCGAGATACCGCCTGAGTAA
- a CDS encoding metallophosphoesterase: protein MKILFSTDVHGSDVCFRKFLNALKIYKVDVGILLGDLCGKMINPIIKQPDGTYIVHLLGERRQLKTEEELQTAQKELAAMGNYYILTDPEEVEVLKAEGKTVAGRIDERATQISLSAGKVETLFKKLALERLESWMRLAEERLEGSNIEMFMAPGNDDIFEMDEVLDRSTYVVNADNRKVDVKGHEMITLSWSNPTPWDTPRECSEEELEEKIEKLVSQVQDMETAIFNFHAPPHGTMLDECAKLSEDLVPSTEESISAGSVAVLNAIKKYQPLLGLHGHIHESRAVQKIGRTTCINPGSEYTEAILRAVLITLEKNKVKNYMFVGG, encoded by the coding sequence GTGAAGATACTCTTTTCCACTGACGTTCATGGATCCGATGTCTGCTTCAGGAAATTCCTCAACGCCCTCAAGATCTACAAGGTCGACGTGGGTATACTCCTGGGCGACCTCTGCGGCAAGATGATAAACCCCATCATCAAACAGCCGGATGGAACGTATATCGTCCATCTCCTCGGAGAAAGGCGGCAGCTCAAGACCGAAGAGGAGCTCCAAACCGCACAGAAAGAACTCGCTGCCATGGGCAACTACTACATCCTGACCGATCCCGAAGAGGTGGAGGTTCTCAAGGCCGAGGGAAAGACCGTTGCCGGAAGGATCGATGAGCGGGCCACTCAGATCTCACTTAGTGCGGGAAAGGTCGAGACCCTGTTCAAGAAACTCGCCCTGGAAAGGCTCGAGAGCTGGATGAGACTCGCCGAGGAGAGACTGGAAGGCAGCAACATCGAGATGTTCATGGCCCCTGGAAACGACGATATCTTCGAGATGGACGAGGTCCTGGACCGGTCGACGTACGTAGTGAATGCGGATAATCGAAAAGTGGACGTCAAGGGCCACGAGATGATCACCCTTTCCTGGTCGAATCCCACGCCCTGGGACACACCGAGGGAGTGCTCAGAGGAGGAACTGGAAGAGAAGATCGAGAAGCTCGTCTCCCAGGTGCAGGACATGGAGACCGCCATCTTCAACTTCCATGCCCCTCCTCATGGAACCATGCTCGATGAATGCGCCAAGCTGTCCGAGGACCTCGTCCCATCCACGGAGGAGAGTATTTCAGCCGGGAGCGTGGCGGTCCTGAATGCCATAAAGAAGTACCAGCCTCTCCTGGGACTCCATGGACACATCCACGAATCCCGGGCCGTGCAAAAAATCGGAAGGACCACCTGTATAAACCCTGGCAGTGAATATACAGAAGCAATCTTGAGGGCCGTACTGATCACCCTCGAGAAGAACAAGGTGAAAAACTACATGTTTGTGGGTGGATGA
- a CDS encoding aspartate aminotransferase family protein: MESGKKSREMLNRAQQVIPLGVNSNFRYWGDDKTLIIKRGQGAYIWDQDDRRYIDYRLGFGPTILGHGYPSVVERVKEALEMGNVFAMTNEYEISAAEKIKKLTGVDLVRYANSGTEATMHAIRIARAYTGRDKVLKFEGCYHGFHDYTLWNCQPPIPGAGYRRSPVLVAQGSGIPQVIAQLVYSIPFNDEELLEKKVRESWGDIACIIIEPLMGNTASIMPKKGFLELVRSLCDQYGIVMIMDEVKTGFRIAKGGAQEYFNIKADLVTYAKALGNGFPIAAIGGKKEIMGEIGWQKIPHGGTYCANAVAVAAADATLDAIAGGALEKVDAHGRILAEGLKNVLKERGVPGIVQGPPSMPGVVFTEKEEVREYRDWADSDHDTYEEVILKLFEKGVMPDKDSREPWFISASHSDSDADQAIGAFDEAVKEVFG; encoded by the coding sequence ATGGAGAGTGGCAAGAAAAGCCGGGAAATGCTGAACAGAGCCCAACAGGTCATCCCCTTGGGGGTTAACTCGAACTTCAGGTACTGGGGTGACGACAAGACCCTGATCATCAAAAGGGGCCAGGGAGCCTATATCTGGGACCAGGATGACAGGAGGTACATCGACTACCGCCTCGGTTTCGGCCCCACCATCCTAGGGCATGGGTATCCCTCGGTCGTCGAGCGGGTAAAGGAGGCCCTGGAGATGGGGAACGTCTTTGCCATGACGAACGAATACGAGATCTCAGCCGCGGAGAAGATCAAGAAGCTCACAGGAGTAGACCTGGTGAGATACGCGAACTCGGGGACAGAGGCCACCATGCACGCCATCCGGATCGCCCGGGCGTATACGGGCAGGGACAAGGTGCTCAAATTCGAGGGATGCTACCACGGCTTCCACGACTACACGCTCTGGAACTGCCAACCTCCCATTCCCGGCGCCGGCTATAGAAGATCACCGGTGCTCGTGGCACAGGGCTCGGGAATCCCACAGGTCATCGCCCAATTGGTCTATTCCATTCCCTTCAACGACGAGGAACTCCTTGAGAAAAAGGTGAGAGAGAGCTGGGGAGATATCGCCTGCATCATCATCGAGCCTCTCATGGGAAACACGGCTTCCATCATGCCCAAGAAAGGCTTTCTCGAACTCGTCCGAAGCCTCTGCGATCAGTACGGAATCGTCATGATCATGGACGAAGTCAAGACGGGTTTCAGGATCGCAAAAGGCGGGGCCCAGGAATACTTCAACATCAAGGCCGACCTCGTGACCTATGCCAAGGCCCTGGGAAACGGCTTCCCCATAGCGGCCATCGGCGGCAAGAAGGAGATCATGGGCGAGATCGGCTGGCAGAAGATTCCCCACGGCGGAACCTATTGTGCCAATGCCGTGGCCGTCGCTGCCGCCGATGCGACCCTCGACGCCATCGCAGGAGGGGCTCTTGAAAAGGTCGATGCCCACGGCAGGATCCTGGCCGAGGGGCTCAAGAACGTCTTGAAAGAGAGAGGCGTTCCCGGAATAGTCCAAGGCCCTCCATCCATGCCGGGGGTGGTCTTCACGGAAAAGGAGGAGGTCCGCGAGTATCGGGACTGGGCCGATTCCGACCACGACACATACGAGGAGGTCATCCTGAAGCTCTTCGAGAAGGGCGTGATGCCGGACAAGGACTCCAGAGAGCCATGGTTCATCTCGGCCTCCCACAGCGACAGCGATGCGGACCAGGCAATCGGGGCCTTTGACGAAGCCGTGAAGGAAGTGTTCGGCTGA
- a CDS encoding trimethylamine methyltransferase family protein — MRKGPVAGTEMSTGWGLKTLTQDGLEKIHAATLDVMQTTGISVGSDEALDILDKGGCWVNRKTQVVRFPPHIVKEALSTCPGRILLAGRDPADDFMMGGREVGFTTFGTGVLVVDPETGEVRPSTKHDMGMTALLADAMENVDVLTTPVAARDKPDSSYDLHMAEASFVNCSKHLHSDAEDGQRAIKIIEMASAIVGGEEQLKARPIVSLAICPTSPLQLIEPMAEVIIEAARHWIPIDVLSMAMAGASSPISLSGAMVTHNAEVLSGIVLAQLTSPGAPVIYGSSTTTFDMKRGTAVVGAPELGMISALVAELANYYNLPSYVAGG; from the coding sequence ATGCGGAAAGGTCCAGTAGCAGGCACCGAGATGTCGACAGGCTGGGGCCTGAAGACCCTCACACAGGACGGCCTCGAGAAGATCCATGCGGCCACGCTCGATGTCATGCAGACCACGGGGATCTCGGTGGGGAGCGATGAGGCCCTCGACATCCTGGACAAAGGCGGGTGCTGGGTCAACAGGAAAACCCAGGTGGTGAGATTCCCCCCCCACATAGTGAAGGAAGCCCTTTCCACCTGTCCTGGCCGCATCCTGCTTGCCGGCCGTGATCCGGCCGACGATTTCATGATGGGCGGGCGGGAAGTCGGGTTTACGACCTTTGGAACAGGCGTCCTTGTGGTAGATCCCGAGACAGGAGAGGTCAGGCCTTCGACAAAACACGACATGGGGATGACAGCCCTTCTGGCAGACGCCATGGAGAACGTGGACGTACTCACAACTCCTGTAGCAGCCAGGGACAAGCCCGATTCATCCTACGATCTCCACATGGCCGAGGCGAGTTTTGTCAACTGCTCCAAGCACCTTCACAGCGATGCCGAGGACGGCCAGAGGGCGATAAAGATCATAGAAATGGCCTCGGCCATCGTGGGAGGCGAGGAACAACTCAAGGCGAGACCGATCGTCTCCTTGGCCATCTGCCCCACGAGCCCTTTACAGCTCATCGAGCCCATGGCGGAGGTGATCATCGAGGCTGCCAGACACTGGATTCCCATCGACGTCCTCAGCATGGCCATGGCCGGCGCTTCAAGCCCCATCTCGCTCTCGGGGGCCATGGTCACCCACAACGCAGAGGTCCTTTCGGGTATCGTCCTGGCTCAACTGACCAGCCCCGGCGCCCCGGTGATCTATGGCAGTTCCACCACGACCTTTGATATGAAAAGGGGAACCGCGGTCGTGGGGGCGCCGGAACTCGGGATGATAAGCGCCCTGGTGGCGGAGCTTGCCAACTACTACAACCTTCCGAGCTATGTCGCCGGCGGGTAG
- a CDS encoding trimethylamine methyltransferase family protein translates to MSDAQAGHEKTVTALLPALAGANLIYGLGMLEMGMTFSFGQLVIDDEIAAMVKRVVAGVSVEDEPMGVDLIKQVGIGGNFLTQRHSLRHVATEQSQVRIFDRRMRGAWEKRGSKDLLQVANERALELLKTHKPLPLPDGVEEQLERIVASAE, encoded by the coding sequence ATATCCGATGCCCAGGCAGGCCACGAGAAGACCGTTACGGCTCTGCTGCCGGCCCTGGCAGGGGCCAATCTCATCTACGGTCTGGGCATGCTCGAGATGGGCATGACCTTCAGCTTCGGCCAACTGGTCATCGACGATGAGATCGCGGCGATGGTCAAGAGAGTGGTTGCAGGGGTTTCTGTCGAGGACGAGCCGATGGGTGTGGATCTGATCAAGCAGGTGGGCATAGGGGGTAACTTCCTGACCCAGAGGCACAGCCTCAGGCACGTGGCCACGGAGCAATCTCAGGTGAGGATCTTCGATCGTCGCATGCGAGGAGCATGGGAGAAGAGAGGATCCAAGGATCTGCTTCAAGTGGCAAACGAGAGAGCCCTGGAGTTGCTGAAAACCCACAAGCCCCTTCCGCTACCCGACGGAGTCGAGGAACAGCTAGAAAGGATCGTGGCCAGTGCGGAATAA
- a CDS encoding corrinoid protein has protein sequence MNEELMAEARKSITEGDKNKAGEIARKGLSQGLDPMALLEDGFIPAITEVGRLFEQEEIFLPELMLAAEAMKTAAAICNGALPKERVKQIGRVVIGTVEGDIHDIGKSIVESFLSAHGFEVHDLGREVPTDEFIKRAVELKADVIATSAMLTTTMGAQQDLEDELRKRFLRDRFKTIIGGAPVDQQWADTIGADAYAEDASEAVQKIRELLGSQASAAPEKGRKNR, from the coding sequence ATGAACGAAGAACTCATGGCTGAGGCCAGAAAGTCCATTACGGAAGGCGATAAGAACAAGGCCGGAGAAATTGCAAGGAAAGGTCTTTCACAAGGACTCGACCCCATGGCGCTTCTTGAGGATGGCTTTATTCCGGCGATAACAGAGGTGGGAAGACTCTTTGAGCAGGAGGAGATCTTCCTGCCAGAGCTGATGTTGGCCGCCGAGGCGATGAAGACTGCCGCCGCGATCTGTAACGGGGCCCTGCCCAAGGAAAGGGTGAAGCAGATAGGTCGAGTGGTCATAGGAACAGTCGAGGGCGATATCCACGACATCGGGAAGAGCATCGTTGAATCCTTTCTCTCTGCCCACGGCTTCGAGGTCCACGATCTTGGCAGGGAGGTACCCACCGATGAGTTCATCAAGAGGGCCGTTGAGCTGAAAGCCGACGTCATCGCCACCAGCGCCATGCTGACAACCACCATGGGGGCACAGCAGGACCTGGAGGATGAGCTGAGGAAGAGGTTTCTCCGCGACAGGTTCAAGACGATCATCGGAGGAGCACCTGTGGACCAGCAGTGGGCGGATACAATCGGTGCTGACGCCTATGCAGAGGATGCCTCTGAGGCCGTGCAGAAGATCAGGGAACTCCTCGGATCCCAGGCCTCCGCGGCCCCTGAGAAAGGTCGAAAGAATCGGTAA
- a CDS encoding trimethylamine methyltransferase family protein, whose translation MDTWRERARSGITPIVVRPGMRIELLSGRELERVHQATLTVLGQSGVRFPYERGLKIFAEAGAKVDFESKIVRIPADLLMRSLANAPRTIAMASRGPEDLDLYLDGTRSYCGTEGTGLAVVDLETRKRRPSTKRDVAMMAQICDYLPSIGFYWPMVSARDVPPGVISLHELEASFTHTEKHVHIISCTEAKTAGYAVEMARAVAGDSESLRKRPPLSLLVCATSPLTQDKGSLEAALRFAEAGLPVCFCTMPVVGSTGPGSMAGTMIMGNAEILSALCLIQLVYPGAPVCYAFFHDMINPFTGQCWASAPQKAGFHTAVVQLGHYYNLPVMSGYGGTDARKPESWQTGKDNAIDALFSFLTGPDLMPSLGLLEAYTLLYPEKILLDTEIFNSVKTMTEGVRIDEGALALDEIMAVGPGGHFLDRDYTCENLRKLWQPGVANQWSPQAGGFLDPQEAAIEKIRWILANHHPNPLEEKVEKELARIIRTAERELLG comes from the coding sequence ATGGACACATGGCGAGAGAGGGCCAGAAGCGGCATAACCCCCATTGTGGTCAGACCTGGGATGAGAATTGAGCTTCTCAGTGGCAGAGAGCTCGAAAGGGTTCACCAGGCTACGCTGACGGTTCTCGGGCAAAGTGGCGTGAGATTTCCCTATGAAAGGGGTCTCAAGATCTTTGCGGAAGCAGGCGCAAAGGTCGATTTCGAAAGTAAGATCGTCCGGATCCCGGCTGATCTGCTGATGAGAAGCCTCGCCAACGCGCCGAGAACCATCGCCATGGCTTCCAGAGGCCCCGAGGATCTCGATCTCTATCTGGATGGAACCAGGAGTTACTGCGGGACCGAGGGGACTGGGCTGGCCGTAGTCGATCTGGAGACTCGCAAGCGAAGGCCTTCTACAAAAAGAGACGTGGCCATGATGGCCCAGATCTGCGACTATCTTCCTTCCATCGGCTTTTACTGGCCCATGGTGAGTGCCCGTGACGTCCCTCCGGGGGTGATCTCACTCCACGAACTCGAGGCATCCTTTACCCACACGGAAAAACACGTCCATATCATCAGCTGCACAGAGGCGAAGACCGCAGGTTATGCCGTTGAGATGGCCAGAGCCGTTGCAGGCGACAGCGAATCGCTGAGAAAACGCCCTCCCCTTTCCCTGCTGGTCTGTGCAACTTCTCCACTGACACAGGACAAAGGCTCACTGGAGGCGGCCCTGAGATTCGCCGAGGCGGGACTCCCTGTATGCTTCTGCACCATGCCGGTCGTGGGCTCCACCGGCCCGGGTTCCATGGCAGGGACCATGATCATGGGAAATGCGGAGATCCTGAGCGCCCTCTGCCTCATTCAACTGGTCTATCCCGGAGCGCCGGTCTGTTACGCTTTTTTCCACGACATGATAAACCCCTTCACCGGTCAATGCTGGGCCTCGGCGCCCCAGAAGGCGGGATTTCATACGGCGGTCGTACAACTCGGGCACTACTACAATCTCCCGGTAATGAGCGGCTATGGAGGCACCGACGCTCGCAAGCCGGAAAGTTGGCAGACAGGGAAAGACAACGCCATCGATGCCCTGTTCTCCTTTCTCACAGGCCCTGACCTTATGCCTTCTCTGGGGCTTCTCGAGGCCTACACTCTTCTGTACCCGGAGAAGATCCTCTTGGACACCGAGATTTTCAACTCCGTCAAGACCATGACAGAGGGAGTCAGAATCGATGAGGGGGCACTTGCCCTGGATGAGATCATGGCTGTTGGTCCTGGTGGCCACTTCCTCGACAGGGATTATACCTGCGAGAATCTCCGCAAGCTCTGGCAGCCCGGTGTCGCCAACCAGTGGTCTCCCCAAGCTGGAGGCTTTCTCGATCCACAGGAGGCTGCAATAGAAAAGATCAGGTGGATTCTTGCCAACCATCACCCGAACCCCCTTGAGGAGAAGGTGGAGAAAGAGCTCGCGAGGATCATCAGGACAGCCGAGAGAGAACTGCTGGGCTAG